A genomic region of Megalobrama amblycephala isolate DHTTF-2021 linkage group LG6, ASM1881202v1, whole genome shotgun sequence contains the following coding sequences:
- the uchl3 gene encoding ubiquitin carboxyl-terminal hydrolase isozyme L3 isoform X2, protein MEGQRWLPLEANPEVMNQFLRQLGLVPTWQFGDVYGLEPEVLSLVPRPVCAVLLLFPITEKYETFRQEEEAKIKAQGQEVSSDVYFMKQTIGNACGTIGLIHAVANNQRHLEFEPNSPLKAFLLQSAKMSPEEKATFLEKDESIRVTHESSAQEGQTEAPSLDEKVDLHFIAFVNVEGHLYELDGRKPFPIVHGKTTEDTFLEDSAEVCKKFMARDPQELRFTVVALSKA, encoded by the exons ATGGAGGGCCAGCGCTGGTTACCACTGGAAGCTAACCCAGAG GTTATGAACCAA TTTTTACGGCAGCTTGGCTTGGTACCCACTTGGCAGTTTGGGGATGTGTATGGTCTGGAACCCGAAGTTCTCAGTTTGGTGCCAAGGCCTGTGTGCGCTGTACTTTTGCTCTTCCCTATAACAGAGAAG TATGAAACATTTAGACAAGAAGAGGAGGCAAAAATTAAGGCACAAGGACAAGAGGTGTCCTCGGATGTCTACTTCATGAAACAAACCATCGGCAATGCTTGTGGTACAATAGGGCTGATTCATGCTGTGGCAAACAATCAAAGGCATCTGGAGTTTG AGCCCAATTCACCGCTTAAGGCATTTTTACTGCAGTCTGCAAAGATGAGCCCAGAAGAAAAGGCAACTTTCCTTGAAAAAGATGAG AGTATCCGAGTAACACATGAGTCAAGCGCTCAGGAAGGACAAACAGAG GCTCCAAGTTTAGATGAAAAAGTGGATTTGCATTTTATTGCCTTTGTAAATGTTGAGGGACATTTATATGAACTGG ATGGACGTAAACCTTTTCCAATTGTTCATGGGAAAACCACAGAGGACACATTTCTTGAG GATTCTGCAGAGGTCTGCAAGAAGTTCATGGCACGTGATCCCCAGGAGCTCCGCTTCACTGTCGTGGCTCTTTCCAAAGCATAA
- the uchl3 gene encoding ubiquitin carboxyl-terminal hydrolase isozyme L3 isoform X1, whose amino-acid sequence MPPLSHDPSPLIEFYILHGFILAGTFLRQLGLVPTWQFGDVYGLEPEVLSLVPRPVCAVLLLFPITEKYETFRQEEEAKIKAQGQEVSSDVYFMKQTIGNACGTIGLIHAVANNQRHLEFEPNSPLKAFLLQSAKMSPEEKATFLEKDESIRVTHESSAQEGQTEAPSLDEKVDLHFIAFVNVEGHLYELDGRKPFPIVHGKTTEDTFLEDSAEVCKKFMARDPQELRFTVVALSKA is encoded by the exons ATGCCTCCCCTATCTCACGATCCTTCGCCGTTAATTGAATTTTATATCTTACATGGGTTCATTTTAGCAGGAACG TTTTTACGGCAGCTTGGCTTGGTACCCACTTGGCAGTTTGGGGATGTGTATGGTCTGGAACCCGAAGTTCTCAGTTTGGTGCCAAGGCCTGTGTGCGCTGTACTTTTGCTCTTCCCTATAACAGAGAAG TATGAAACATTTAGACAAGAAGAGGAGGCAAAAATTAAGGCACAAGGACAAGAGGTGTCCTCGGATGTCTACTTCATGAAACAAACCATCGGCAATGCTTGTGGTACAATAGGGCTGATTCATGCTGTGGCAAACAATCAAAGGCATCTGGAGTTTG AGCCCAATTCACCGCTTAAGGCATTTTTACTGCAGTCTGCAAAGATGAGCCCAGAAGAAAAGGCAACTTTCCTTGAAAAAGATGAG AGTATCCGAGTAACACATGAGTCAAGCGCTCAGGAAGGACAAACAGAG GCTCCAAGTTTAGATGAAAAAGTGGATTTGCATTTTATTGCCTTTGTAAATGTTGAGGGACATTTATATGAACTGG ATGGACGTAAACCTTTTCCAATTGTTCATGGGAAAACCACAGAGGACACATTTCTTGAG GATTCTGCAGAGGTCTGCAAGAAGTTCATGGCACGTGATCCCCAGGAGCTCCGCTTCACTGTCGTGGCTCTTTCCAAAGCATAA